In the genome of Artemia franciscana chromosome 20, ASM3288406v1, whole genome shotgun sequence, the window ggaggggtttgaggagagggggctacgtgataggatcttcccttggagtaATTTaccatgggagaagagaaattccatgaagggggtgagagattttctagtattattaaaaaaaaacaatgagaaaataaatatgaaaaagtttttttccactgaaagtaagcaccagcattaaaacttaaaacgaaaagagattattacgcatatggggggttcatctcttcctaaatacctcgccctttacgctcaagtatttttagtaatttcaactatttattctacagcctttgtgattcaggggtcaatcttaaggaattgggataaaattaaagctttagtgtaaatagcgaggtattaacgagggggcaaaccccctcatatacataataaaaatatacgaatatagaagttcgttacgtaagttaatttgtaagttacgtatattttttactaataaaaacgttcgttaaaacttaaaaattctagttgcctttttaagtaactgaaaaattggagggcaactaggcctcctcgcccaccctttttctcaaaatcgtctgatcaaaactaagagaaagccatttagcaaaaagaaaaaaattaatacgcaaatttcgttttaattattcatttgcggagagctaaaatcaagcatgcattaattcaaaaacgttcagaaattaaatataaaattttttttttttaactgaaagtaaggagcgacattaaaacttaaagcaaacagaaattactcccgtgtatgaaaggggctgttccttcctcaacgtcccgctctttacgctaaagttatttactgttgtATGCAGTAGAactgagagaaagaatcaaactggGCGTTTTTCTGGTGATCTGATGATCAGAGTTTTTTGATGATCAGATAGTTAGGATTTATAGCTGAATATTTATTCCTCTGTATCATATTTTTCTCGAGTAGCTGCTATTTGATGATCAGATAATTTCTATTTTCAGCAGAATGTTTCATCACATGTATTATTCACATGTATATATCACATGTATACATGTATATGTATACATGCATATGTATACATGTATCATCACATGTATActcgaaaggtttttctccaggatgagtttttgaggataatttTTGGTGGATTTATGGCTGAATGTTTAACCAGATTTATCacatttgaaagtttttctcCAATATGAGATTCTTGATGATAAGATAGTCTGGATTTATACCTAATTGTTTTTCACATTATCacacttgaaaatttttctccaaTATGACTTTTTTGATGATCAGATACTTTGGATTTATAGCTAAATGTTTTGTCACATGCATCACATTTGAAAGATTTTTCTCCagtatttgttttcttgtttatttattattacgattagcggtaagcatcaatgcttgtcgcaaaaacacaaaaacacaaaatcataatactaatctaaagtaaattggcaacgacaaaCTTAACaacaaaaacttctaaataacacgaaactacacaacaaaaacgtctaaataaaaaggcgtatttactaatgcactcttagaaattcgaacactctctgcctcggcaacctccaaaggcaaaccattccatggtccggcaactctactagcgaaagataattgaccaatttttttcagtggttttgggggatataatttataatcctgctgacgagtagagtgataatgactaaattaaaaaaaaatatatttggatcAACATCGTCCACTCCTTTAATTATGCGAAACACATTTAAAAGGTCATTGCGACGTCTAAGAAACTTCAACGACGGGAGTAGAAGTCTAGAAAGTCTCTGCGGATAGGAAAGGCGCTGAAGGTATGGGACCAATCTAGTGGCCCttctctgaaccttttctatcctatgctcatccgttagacttaatggaaaccaaacagaagtattatactcaagaagagggcgggccattgatttgtatagtagtaagaaattacgaaaattaaacctactaaagcttctccttatagacgataaacgataatttgcattctttacaatttccgaaacatgcttatcaaatttcaattgggtatcaaagtaaacgcCAAGGTCACGCACTATTTCGTTAGAAGGGATTCGTATGCCAGACAGCCGGTAAGTATGCACAGGTGGGGGTTTACGAGCATAGTGTAGAACAATACACTTAGAAGGGTTTATGAACACGGAATTAGATTCGCACCAATAAGTTAGAGAGTCAAGATCTTCCTGTAAAAGTTGTACATCGTTTTGGTCTCGTActggtagataaagttttacatcatccgcgaacatcttgacagtagaatgctgaacagaggaaggcagaaaacaaaataaaattggacccagGCAGCTACCCTGGGGGACTCCGCTTAACACATTGAGGATGACATAGCTTCACCAACATCAACCTGCTGAGTTCGTCCATTTagataatcagcaataaatgcaattgtttttttttcccaatttataagctgcaaattttttaagaaaggtaGGTATTGAGACTTTGTCGAATGCCTTCGAGAAGTCGATGTAAATGCAGTCAAAGGGTATAGCTAAATCGGCAAAACGTTGAAAGTCCAAAATAACCTCAAGAAGCTGAGTATTACAAGACctattttttcgaaaaccatGCTCAGCAGGATTCCAAAATTTGCAATCGGTCTCGAGATGACAAAGTAGCGTCTTCAGCTAAACCAAACACGAtcaggtttttttgtttttccacaaAATCTGACACATAAAATGAACTGAAGTTCGAGCTACTGACACTGATTTCCTCGtcctttttcacaaatttttcagtTAGGCTTTTTTCCAAGCTCTGACACTTCACTCCTATTAGGTTCTCGGTAAAATGCTGGACGTCGGAAAGTGTAcacttatttttcaggtcattcTCGATTTCAGCTACTTTCCGTTGGATAGGCTCTAATAAAGCGCAAAACTTATCCTCCATCGCGCTAAATGACATTTGAATTTCACCCctcaaaatatctttaatttctgCAGATATCAGCCCTTGGTTGATCgagtttttctgttgtttacaTACGGGGCAGAACCAAAGTAACCCGAGCCTTCGAGTCATTTTTATGAATAAGTTGTATTCCGGCTCTGTCATTTCCAAGCATACGATGCATACCCAGGATTAACATGAGTCGCAAAGCAATGCAAAGTCGTCATCTTAAAATTTGGAGTTACAACCTTAGCACTCATCAATACCTTTTTTAGGGGAATGTCTTGGTCTTTTTTTGGGCAACTGAGTTATATGATCCTTTATTCTTCTCCATAACTCTATCGTTCTAATGGTGACAACAGTGCGCGCGCGCTAAGTTTGAAACGGAGCGTACACGTGGGCTAATTAAAACAAGGTCCAACAAAAAGTCCTTAAATAacaagattgaccttaaaaatgCGAGTTACGGTAATACACCACTCTATAGGGTCACTTATTAGCAAAGCAGGTAAGCAGATTGATACTTATTTcctatgatttttgaaaatttttggattACACTTAGTTAAGATAAGAAAACAGCGTTGTTTTCTGTTTCCCGCGGAATGTTTTTTCACTTATATCagatttgaaagttttttctccAGTGTGAGCTCCTTCATAATAAGATAGGTAGGATTTATGCCTTAATGTTTATTCATGTTTGTCACATCTGAAAGGTGTTTCTCTAGCATGAGTTCTTTTACGCTGAGTCAGGTTGGATTTTTGGCTGAATGTTTTTTCCATCTATATCACActcaaaaagtttttcttcaGTATAAGTTTTTTGATGATCAGATAGGGTGGATTTATGGCTGAAATTTATGGCTGAAAGTTTTTCACATACATCGCAAACGAAAggtttttctcacaatttaaagGTTTTTCACTAAAATGAGTTCTCTTATCCTGAACAAGGTTGGATTTTTGGCCAAATGTTTCTCCACATATATCACACACAAAAGTTTTTCTCCGGTATGAATTTTTTGATGAtcagaaagtttcaatttatagCTAAAAGTTCTTTCATACatatcaaatttgaatttttttttctctgttatgAGTTCCTTGATGATAAGATAGGTGGGGTTAATGGCTGAATGTTTGTTCATATTTATGACATCCGAAAGGTTAATCCCCAGTATGAGTTCTCATATGCTGAGTACGGTTAGATCTTTTACTGAATGTTTTTCGACATATATCACACTCGAATGGTTTTTCTCCGgtatgaattctttgatgatTAGATAGGGTGGATTTTTGGCTGAACGTTTGTTCGCATATGTCACACTGGAAAGGCTTTTCACCAGTATGAGTTCTCTTGTGCTCAGATAGGTTGGATTTAATGCTGAATGTTTTTTCGCATAGATCACActcgaaaggtttttctccagtatgagttcttttATGCTGAGATACGAGACGTTTCTGGCTGAATTGTTTTCCACATATCTCACActtgaaaggtttttctccagtatgagttttCTTATGATCCGATAGGTTGGATTTATGGCTAAATGTTTTTTCACATATACCacattttaaaggtttttcaCCAGTATGAGTCCTATTGTGCTCAGATAGGTTGGATTTATGGCTGAATGTTTTTCCACATACATCGCACACGAAaagtttttctccagtatgagttttTTGATGATCAGAAAGTTTGGATTCATAGCCGAATGTTTTTTCACACTTATCACATTTGAAAGATTTTTCTCTAGGATGAGTTTTTTGATGATAAGATAGGTGGGATTTAAATCTGAATGGTTGTTCATATATATCACACCCGAAAGGTTTTTCACCAGTATGAGTTCTCTTATGATGAGTAAGGTTGGCCCTTTGGCTGAACGTTTTTCCACAGATATTACACTCGAAAGGTTTTTCGCCAgtatgaattctttgatgatTAGATAGGGTAGATTTATGGCTGAATGTTTGTTCACATATATCACATtggaaaggtttttctccagtgtgAGTTCTCTTATGCTCAGATAGGTTGGATTTAATGCTGAATGTTTTTTCACAAAGATCACACTCGAAAGGCTTTTCTCCAATATGAGTTTTTTGATGATAAGAAAGTTTGGATTTAAAGCTGAATGTTTTTTCACACGTATcacatttgaaaagtttttttccagtaTGACCAAGGTCATGTTTCCTCATACAATTTTCGGCAAATACATAAATGTTACTTGGTACCTCATGTTGATTATTCaaatccatttctttttttagacatGTTCTTGTAAAATTAGGGATGCTAAGCATTCCATGTCCTTGTTTGTTGATATTATTATCATAGAACGCCGTATCAGGAAcaactaaaataacaaaaaatctaCTCAGAATAAATCACttcattataaatattttcagcaCTTTTTTGTATAAGACAAACAATAtggttttatatatttctaaacGTTGTACAGTTTTACAGTAGATCTAATTTTGATGACTATTCCCGAGATGATTAGTTTTTaacaacaaatttcattatCTGTACCTTAtttggtctttattttttttattcttttttattatctatgtatacatgaataattatttttgtttacaaaaataattacacaaaagctctttacactaaagtttttcactgttttaaaaagaagagttgggagaaagagtcaagctttagcgtaaagaggggggcgttgatgaggaagcagcccctttcatatacgaagtaatttctgttcgttttaagttttaatgtcgctccttactttcagttaaaaaaacttgttttttttattcaataatatCAAGGGTTGTATGTAGCCAATAAAGCTTCCTGAAGAGCCATTAGAAGTCTGATATGATTTAAGcatgaaaaaaattcataaacaagaaaaaatcactGGTGATGCGACCATGCATAAACTCTTGGAAGTTCTAGGGGCATAATCGACATGTCACACtccaaaataaactttaaaaagtaatttatcAGGAACATTTAAGTTTAGATATTTCGTATTTCAGTTATTTAgttgaagtcttttttttaattatattagtatttttctttactttttgtatctcatatttttaattatattttaatttatatggGTGGTAGTAACCACTGAGTGGTCGCCACCCATACACAAAATCAACTTCTTCTACTCTTGGTATTgcattaaaatcaaatgagattaaagtttcttagaaaaaaaagtcctgTGCCATTGGAGtgggacaaaaaaaatttcccagGCACAAGAGAAACCAGAACCACCACTGTGTATGCCATAAACGgcctattatttttattactcaTACTACTTGTATATTTAGCGAAGTTCTTACAccagaaataaaagaaacagagCCATTAGCATCTATAAAGAATTTATTGGGGTCTTTATAAAAAAAGGGACATATTAATCGGGGTCTTTTAGGATGCAATCTGTTTTAATTGGTTTTAATCTGTGTAACAAAAGGAGCAGAACCATTAGCATCTAAAGAGAATTTATTGGAGTCTTtataaaaaattgagaaatattTGGGGAatgaatattagaaaatttgggAAATAAATTGGGGTCTTTTAGGGTGCAATCTGTTTTAATTGGAGACTCTaactttaatttactttaattgaGTAATGTAGGGATTTTAGG includes:
- the LOC136040141 gene encoding zinc finger protein OZF-like — its product is METPDLLGISTVKQEAEDLSSNDDKDVFGRTYPILLMDHDVNLFSISPGISEDCKPNLDRLNLELNSDGNKAEDGFSNDHKDVFGDTQPISPVDHGANLFSTSHGISADCKRHLKLESKSSWEKVVPDTAFYDNNINKQGHGMLSIPNFTRTCLKKEMDLNNQHEVPSNIYVFAENCMRKHDLGHTGKKLFKCDTCEKTFSFKSKLSYHQKTHIGEKPFECDLCEKTFSIKSNLSEHKRTHTGEKPFQCDICEQTFSHKSTLSNHQRIHTGEKPFECNICGKTFSQRANLTHHKRTHTGEKPFGCDIYEQPFRFKSHLSYHQKTHPREKSFKCDKCEKTFGYESKLSDHQKTHTGEKLFVCDVCGKTFSHKSNLSEHNRTHTGEKPLKCGICEKTFSHKSNLSDHKKTHTGEKPFKCEICGKQFSQKRLVSQHKRTHTGEKPFECDLCEKTFSIKSNLSEHKRTHTGEKPFQCDICEQTFSQKSTLSNHQRIHTGEKPFECDICRKTFSKRSNRTQHMRTHTGD